The Chryseobacterium sp. JV274 sequence AGATGTATCAACCTTCTTGTAATGCGTGAATAATATGGAAAAAATCCAACAAAGAATAGCAAGCACGATTATAAGTAATGAGTACAAAACATATTTGGGAGGTAAAAGCGAAAAATACTCCCTTACTAAAAAAGAAATGCAATCATTGTAACAGTGACAGATTTTATTGCAGCGATAAATTCAGATTGAATGCTCAAAAAAAGAATATAGATATATGGTTGATTTACCGATGTGTAAAATGCAGCAACACCTATAACATGACTGTTTTTTCAAGAATAAGAACAGAATCTGTCAGTAAAGAACTGTTCAATAAATTTTCAGAAAACGATACGGAAATTGCCTGGGAATATGCTTTTTCACAGGAAATAAGAAAGAAAAATAATGTAGAAGCAGATCTGGAAAGCGTAGCATATGAAATTCTATACAATACCATTCCTGTTGAAGATCTGATCAATATGGACGGTGAAATCATTTCGTTTCAGATACAATGTTCTTTTGATTTTAACGTAAGAGCTTCAACTGTTATCAGGACATGCTTAGGTCTTTCGTCATCTAAATTGAACCTTCTGCTTGATTCAGGTACAGTTTATTTTAACGGAAAACCTTTACAGAAGAAATACAAGATTAAAAACGGTGATACTGTTAACATCAACACAAAAGCGCTGATCGACATCTATCTTATTGGGAAAGAGGAATTATTTCTCAAAACCGCAGATGAATAATAAAAGAAGAGCCTCCTGATGATTATCGGGAGGCTTTTTTATGTTGAAATTTACTTTGTTTTAAAAGATTAACCTGTTTCTGTAAAGTCTGTTTTTCCGGCTTTGATTTGGTCAGACGGATTGCTTCTTCAAAATGATAAATCGCCTGATCCGGATGGATTTCAGAATATAAATATCCCAGCA is a genomic window containing:
- a CDS encoding DUF1062 domain-containing protein, which produces MSTKHIWEVKAKNTPLLKKKCNHCNSDRFYCSDKFRLNAQKKNIDIWLIYRCVKCSNTYNMTVFSRIRTESVSKELFNKFSENDTEIAWEYAFSQEIRKKNNVEADLESVAYEILYNTIPVEDLINMDGEIISFQIQCSFDFNVRASTVIRTCLGLSSSKLNLLLDSGTVYFNGKPLQKKYKIKNGDTVNINTKALIDIYLIGKEELFLKTADE